The Culex quinquefasciatus strain JHB chromosome 2, VPISU_Cqui_1.0_pri_paternal, whole genome shotgun sequence genome contains the following window.
tgtagatgaagtGCTATGGGAAAAGTaccttggttttgtttttggaacaacATGCACAGATAGAAATCCGTAAAATCTATGTTGACGACATCATTCAccaatgcctctgtgctcttgttcTAAGCTTACTGATTTTCCTAGAGTGCACATTGGTATAGataaaacgttgtcgatttagaaaaaagcatctaaatccagaaaattgtaaacgatttctttcaaaacttacaagaattctatccgtgtgtacaaacaatgttccatttaagttttagatattattttcaattatttccttttttatatatttgatataagaatatttttcttccaaaatttctgggggggcacaatgtatgggctgcccccccagccaaattttagggggggcaaaaagtaccgtgcccccccagagtcggcgcccctgctccagaccattccccataggcctgaccacaccagaagttggcgcgtgattttcccagacctgtactgcccatgttcgcataaatgtcccatatgcaaaaacagcaagctgagaaaaacgcatttgaagtttgtcccatacataaggctacgtgttgagttttcgcgaaaaaactggatttcctcctgatttctagaacaaagtactggatgttatgtGCTCTaatgaaagagcacacgattttgaaccaaactgcatcaataactcaaaaacgatgaaaatgcatatgggacatttatgcgatcaggggcagtgtaggagcgtttgaacaaaatgttccaatttcccatagtaattcccatgtaaactttaaccctgatgcgcgcagccagtttacaaccaaatgagctgatatttggcatgaaagtccctatgggcatgccctacaaggggaaccatactaaaacttgatccgagaactttttgaaaaacgtacctaCCCTAGTCTAGAGTTTtctttaaaaaggtcctataaacaacattttcaagttTCGCTTTTTGGGTGTGtttgaaaccgccttaagtAAGGGTATTTAAAACACtcagaaaggaaaaaaaaaagttttgtttattggacctttaaaaaaactccagatatacaACAGCAACGATATAGGGTAATATCATGATTTTCAATTAAACTCAAACAAGTTGAGATTCGAAAAATCAGCCAATGTAAAACAAAACATGTGGAAAACCTCACAATCAAATAAAACTCAAGTatactgtttagaattttatttcaaacaacaaGCCCTTATCCCCTAAACTTCTTAAACAGCGGATGCAGATGCTCCTTCTTCTTCCTAAACTCCATGTACACCGCGTCGTCCGCGCCGGACATCGAGCTAAGCCCGCCGGTTCGCTTCGACCCGCCCGGCCTCGGCGCTCCCCCCTCGCCCGGAATGCGCTCGTCCTCGCAGTCCATGTCGGACGCCGACAGAAcctgctgcagcagctggcccTGCTCCTCGCGCGTCTTGTAGAACAAATCCGGATCGCTCTCCATGCCGGCCAGATGCGTAATCACTTTGTAGCTGTAGCCCTGGTTCACCAGGAACCGCTGCCGCTTGCGCGAGTAGCCCATCTCGAGTGTGTCCTGCGAGACGAGCGTGTAGAAGAACGCGTTGTACTCTTCCGCGATGGCGCCTTTTTTGGCGCGCAGAATACGGCCGAGACGTTGCGCCTCCTGACGACGGGAACCTCCGTGCGAGGAGATCTGGATGAGGACGTTCGCTTCGGGCAAATCGAAACTGGTGTCGGCGACCTTACTCACGAAGATGGTGTTCACTTTGGGGTTGAACTTGAAGTTCTGCAGGATCTGGATTCGCTCGTTCTGAGAGGTGGGGCCGTAGATGTACGGTTTGTTCATCTTGATGGCGTAGTGCTTGAGGGCGAACACGTTATCGCTGAAGACGATCGTTTTGTCGCCACGTTTCTCGTGGTAGCGGATCAGATACTGACAGGCGCGGAACTTTTGCGGGTTCATTACGTACAGCAGCATCTTTTTGGACGTCTTCGTGACGAGATATTCGCGGTAAAACTCCGGAGCCATCGGACACCACACTTCGGCGCACTGAACTCGGGCGATGTAGCCTCGCTTCTGCAGCTCCAACCAGTTGGCTTCGTACAGCTTCGGCCCGATGAGAAAGTTCAGGTCGGCAATCTTGTCGTCCTCACGAAGCAGAGTGGCGGTCAGTCCGAGCTTGCAGTGCGACTGTACGATCGTCAACACTCGACGGAACATCTTGGCCGGAATGGTGTGCACCTCATCGAGGACCATTATGCCCCACTCTTGCTCCTGCAGCCAGCGCATCGTTTGTTCCGCCTCCCAGGAACGCTTCTGGGTGTGCGTAATCATGGAGTACGTCGTCACCAGGATGCCGCAACCCATCGGTTTGTCCTTGGCTTCCGAGGTGAATCGACAGATCATGCTGTCATCGGCGGTGGACCACATCTTGAACTGCTGCTTCCACTGTTCCACCGAAACTCCGCTGTTGCACAGAACCAGGGCACGCTTGCGCACCGTACAACAGGCCGTAACCCCAACCAGAGATTTACCGGCACCGCAAGGCAACACAATAACTCCCGAACGGGCACGTCCATTGCCAAACATCTTCCGCAGACTCTTCTCCTGATACGGACGCAGCACAGCTGCCGGCTTCAAGTCAATGTTAATGTCCGCGTTAATCATATCATTCCGGAAATCGTACTCCGCCAACAGTGGAAACTCAATCTCGATGCAACGTTTCTGCAGCACCTCAATCTTCTCCTGGTTCACCTCAAACGAAACGGTGTTGAAATTCGCCTCTTCCTCCTCTTCCTCGTTGTCCATTTTATCGTAAAATTTCGTAATGTCGTCCGGAACCGGAGCAGCATTTTCCGGC
Protein-coding sequences here:
- the LOC6038568 gene encoding general transcription and DNA repair factor IIH helicase subunit XPB, encoding MGPPKKSSKKDRPSSSSAAGSSTGGFVENKWKKRRPEDDAYSSLANDDDDSSMDGAGGEFVPGAASKNAEKNDDGIGEDEYGAKDYRSQMQLKPDNASRPLWVAPNGHIFLESFSPVYKHAHDFLIAISEPVCRPEHIHEYKLTAYSLYAAVSVGLQTHDIIEYLKRLSKCTVPDGIQEFIRLCTLSYGKVKLVLKHNKYFVESPHPEVLQKLLKDPVIQSCRLRRTNEEGEGFITQTMEKKGITAFGTTKIGATTVVPAAEAEKPAEPENAAPVPDDITKFYDKMDNEEEEEEANFNTVSFEVNQEKIEVLQKRCIEIEFPLLAEYDFRNDMINADINIDLKPAAVLRPYQEKSLRKMFGNGRARSGVIVLPCGAGKSLVGVTACCTVRKRALVLCNSGVSVEQWKQQFKMWSTADDSMICRFTSEAKDKPMGCGILVTTYSMITHTQKRSWEAEQTMRWLQEQEWGIMVLDEVHTIPAKMFRRVLTIVQSHCKLGLTATLLREDDKIADLNFLIGPKLYEANWLELQKRGYIARVQCAEVWCPMAPEFYREYLVTKTSKKMLLYVMNPQKFRACQYLIRYHEKRGDKTIVFSDNVFALKHYAIKMNKPYIYGPTSQNERIQILQNFKFNPKVNTIFVSKVADTSFDLPEANVLIQISSHGGSRRQEAQRLGRILRAKKGAIAEEYNAFFYTLVSQDTLEMGYSRKRQRFLVNQGYSYKVITHLAGMESDPDLFYKTREEQGQLLQQVLSASDMDCEDERIPGEGGAPRPGGSKRTGGLSSMSGADDAVYMEFRKKKEHLHPLFKKFRG